TAATATAATGAACGCGTAAAGAAGGGGATGTTTCTTCAAAAAAGGCTTCTTGTCTATTATTTTCATCAATCTTTTCAACTGTTGACGGCGTCACATCATGTGTACAACTTGCTAAAAGCCATGCAGACAATAATAGCAAAGGGAAAAATAAAAACCGTCTCAAATTCATCGTCCTCCAATAAAAAACACTTCATAAATCTCCTATATCATCTCTCAAATAGGCAATGAAACTGATTATAGCATATCAGTTCGTATCATATGTAAAGGATGATTTTGAGATAATCAACATAATAAACAACTCAGCTACAGAGCTGAGTTGTTAAGTCCTTTTTAACACGGTAGAATTCAAAATAAGATTTAGTATGGACATAAGAAAAGCAATGAGCAATGCGATACCAAAACTGTCAATGACAAACCCATTTCCAACAATTCTTTGTGTTAGAATTAACATGAAAGCATTAATTACGAATAAAAATAAACCAAGTGTGAAGATAGTCGCAGGCAATGTAAATAAAATAAGCAAAGGCCGTACAAGTATATTGACGAGCGCTAAAATAAAACTGGCCAAAATAGCTGTACCTATGCTTTCGACGTGAAAACTAGGAATTATTAAAGAGAGAAACAGAAATAAAAAAGCATTTACTAAAATTCCACCGAACCATTTCATTGAATCCCAACCTTTCAGTTAATGGCTACAATCATCTT
This window of the Sporosarcina ureilytica genome carries:
- a CDS encoding phage holin family protein, giving the protein MKWFGGILVNAFLFLFLSLIIPSFHVESIGTAILASFILALVNILVRPLLILFTLPATIFTLGLFLFVINAFMLILTQRIVGNGFVIDSFGIALLIAFLMSILNLILNSTVLKRT